Proteins from a single region of Oncorhynchus tshawytscha isolate Ot180627B linkage group LG03, Otsh_v2.0, whole genome shotgun sequence:
- the LOC112225920 gene encoding glutathione S-transferase kappa 1 isoform X1, whose amino-acid sequence MSCGIGTVGRDWPHTPSNTVGGVVCTYHSRFKKKNIENRQLAGGQSSRKVIELFYDVVSPYSWLGFEVMCRYRNVWNIDLKLRPAFLGGIMQGSGNKPPGLVPNKFLYMTTDLHRLAQYFQVPISPPADPFEAMFEKGSLSAMRFVAAVQEREVGGDKQVEQVSRELWMRIWSQDKDITQPASLSEAAMKAGLSASEVEELLKLSTSKEIKDKLKRSTQEALDHRAFGFPLAVCHVNGKAEVFFGSDRFELIAHCIGEKWMGPQPAAAKL is encoded by the exons ATGTCTTGTGGTATAGGTACGGTGGGTCGTGACTGGCCTCACACTCCATCCAATACAGTAGGGGGCGTTGTATGCACCTATCATTCAAGATTTAAGAAGAAGAATATAGAAA ACCGGCAGCTAGCTGGTGGTCAAAG TTCCAGGAAAGTGATTGAACTGTTTTATGACGTGGTCTCTCCCTACTCATGGCTTGGCTTTGAG GTCATGTGCCGTTACAGAAATGTGTGGAACATTGACCTTAAACTACGTCCTGCGTTCTTGGGTGGCATCATGCAAGGATCAG GTAATAAGCCCCCAGGTCTGGTCCCAAACAAGTTCCTGTATATGACCACAGACCTGCACCGTCTAGCCCAGTACTTCCAGGTCCCCATCAGCCCCCCTGCTGACCCCTTTGAGGCCATGTTCGAAAAAG GCTCGCTGTCTGCCATGCGCTTTGTGGCGGCGGtacaggagagggaggtgggaggagatAAGCAGGTAGAGCAGGTGTCACGGGAGCTGTGGATGAGGATCTGGAGCCAAGACAAAGACATTACCCAGCCTGCATCACTCTCTGAG GCAGCCATGAAGGCAGGGCTCTCAGCCAGTGAGGTGGAAGAGCTGCTGAAACTGTCCACCTCTAAGGAAATCAAAGACAAGCTGAAGAGATCCACCCAGGAAGCACTGGACCATAGG GCCTTTGGTTTTCCTCTGGCTGTGTGTCATGTGAATGGAAAGGCGGAGGTGTTCTTTGGCTCTGACCGGTTTGAGCTCATTGCCCACTGCATAG GAGAGAAGTGGATGGGACCCCAGCCTGCTGCTGCCAAACTGTGA
- the LOC112225920 gene encoding glutathione S-transferase kappa 1 isoform X2 — translation MASSRKVIELFYDVVSPYSWLGFEVMCRYRNVWNIDLKLRPAFLGGIMQGSGNKPPGLVPNKFLYMTTDLHRLAQYFQVPISPPADPFEAMFEKGSLSAMRFVAAVQEREVGGDKQVEQVSRELWMRIWSQDKDITQPASLSEAAMKAGLSASEVEELLKLSTSKEIKDKLKRSTQEALDHRAFGFPLAVCHVNGKAEVFFGSDRFELIAHCIGEKWMGPQPAAAKL, via the exons ATGGCAAGTTCCAGGAAAGTGATTGAACTGTTTTATGACGTGGTCTCTCCCTACTCATGGCTTGGCTTTGAG GTCATGTGCCGTTACAGAAATGTGTGGAACATTGACCTTAAACTACGTCCTGCGTTCTTGGGTGGCATCATGCAAGGATCAG GTAATAAGCCCCCAGGTCTGGTCCCAAACAAGTTCCTGTATATGACCACAGACCTGCACCGTCTAGCCCAGTACTTCCAGGTCCCCATCAGCCCCCCTGCTGACCCCTTTGAGGCCATGTTCGAAAAAG GCTCGCTGTCTGCCATGCGCTTTGTGGCGGCGGtacaggagagggaggtgggaggagatAAGCAGGTAGAGCAGGTGTCACGGGAGCTGTGGATGAGGATCTGGAGCCAAGACAAAGACATTACCCAGCCTGCATCACTCTCTGAG GCAGCCATGAAGGCAGGGCTCTCAGCCAGTGAGGTGGAAGAGCTGCTGAAACTGTCCACCTCTAAGGAAATCAAAGACAAGCTGAAGAGATCCACCCAGGAAGCACTGGACCATAGG GCCTTTGGTTTTCCTCTGGCTGTGTGTCATGTGAATGGAAAGGCGGAGGTGTTCTTTGGCTCTGACCGGTTTGAGCTCATTGCCCACTGCATAG GAGAGAAGTGGATGGGACCCCAGCCTGCTGCTGCCAAACTGTGA